The segment AATGAGCGTATCGGATTATCTGGTGGCTGATACGATTCGACTAATAAGAGTTTTACGGCTGTTAAATAATTCTCTTCCGATTGAAATTGTTCACAAGTCGGATTTACATGAGAGTTCTCAACAGCTCTTGATAGCATCCGCCAGAGAATCTGGGTCCTTGAATTATCCCCCTCAGGAATTATGGTTTCTGGACGTGAAGGACATGTTAAATGACGAATATATAGCAAAGTTCAAGCGATTTTCGAATAAATGGCTAGCAATTACCTTTTCCTCATTTCAAATACCAATCTTTTTAGATTCAGATACTGTGCCATTTGTCCCACTAGATACACTATATGAAATGGACGAGTTTAAAAGAACTGGcacacttttttttaaagacAGGAGTTTTCCAACTTCCAAGTTGAGCTCTCTCCAGGTTAGAGTTTTGAAGCAGATAATTAATAATAGTCTGGGTATATCTTCAGATTCGAAACaaggttttgaaattctaaaaaaaaatctaaacGACGAGATGGCAACTGATGCCATAGAAAGCCTGATTCtcaagaaacaaaagcaTTACATGGATAGCGGCTTACTAATATTCGACAAgcaaaaacattttttttgtctaCCAATCGCAATAATGCTGCAGTTCTCGCCCATCCAAGAATATTTCCATGGTGATAAAGAATGGTTTTGGCTTAGTTTGTTcatatttaaaaaagagTTTACTTTTTATCCAGTAGAGGCCTCAAATGTGGGGGAAGTAGAGGAACTGAGGACTCCAGAAAGTGGTAAGATCTGTTCTAGCCAACTATCTCACACGGACATGTATGGTAATCTTTTGTGGTTGAATGGCGGTCTATCCgtttgcaaaaaaaattgttgggattATGATTTTAGAAAGCATAAGGATATTGCGGCTGAATACAAGAGCGTTAAAGAATTACAGAAGCACTATCAATCACCCGTGAAACTCGAAGCTGTCATAATACCCGATGTTAACAAGGCCCCCTGGTTGCAACAAAACGAATGCGTTATGTACAGCTACTGTACTCATTATAAGAAGGGAAAATACGGAAAATTGATAGATTTTACAGATTCCCAAAGGAGAAATTACGAGAAAGTTGTGAAATTATGGAACGAGGTTGTATAGGGTATAGCTTTATATGAATACGCTCACCTTCTATAGGTTTTATGAGCCTACTTTTTATAAGCTACTCTTAGCACAGTGCCATTTTCACATTCATATTTAGTTCATATTGTGTAAAATTCGCTTAGGGAgagcttttttctttggacCCTTGCACAAAAGAATTAATAGCGCCGTAGTTAAACAGCTAGGGAATGAgtatttgatttttgtAGTACTAAGTATATCGGATGAAAGTGAATTCTGCATGTATAACTAGaaaacttcttttcttgcctAGAATTATCAATGATTAATGTTTTAGTTTCAAACGACGAATTGTACGACGCACGTGCGTAAAGAGTGCCTGGCACCCAGTTCTGCTATTTGTAGAGggaaattttctttacaaaTAAGCCCTACAACAGCTTAGGAAGTAAGTTTATTTTCGAGAGGCATAGATATCTGAGTAGcgttttttctttttttccggAATGTGTAAGATGACGTTTTCGAGATCAAGCGGGCGCTAGCAAGAAACTTCTACGAAGAGCAACGTGGCtgagaagagaagaataaTGAAAGCATGCCATGGAATA is part of the Saccharomyces paradoxus chromosome XIV, complete sequence genome and harbors:
- the MNT4 gene encoding putative alpha-1,3-mannosyltransferase (alpha-1,3-mannosyltransferase~similar to YNR059W): MVLRIRRTKKLALLIFTSLLFLIVLFRVYPQYSFSDHFETHRKDDPSGNVHCLSRVLQLGGYEKPGLTSGFYEPNRWKSFISYMTGGRKDVKTVSQSLSNLDLYQKCSKETHVDQDVPLLRRVESKLFPYVNFTALNNEESQDFWPVHTRFDGTTFRGRVLQFSSENNSFIGTSPIEFKVSEPFWENWLNSALQRNSKGLVMSVSDYLVADTIRLIRVLRLLNNSLPIEIVHKSDLHESSQQLLIASARESGSLNYPPQELWFLDVKDMLNDEYIAKFKRFSNKWLAITFSSFQIPIFLDSDTVPFVPLDTLYEMDEFKRTGTLFFKDRSFPTSKLSSLQVRVLKQIINNSLGISSDSKQGFEILKKNLNDEMATDAIESLILKKQKHYMDSGLLIFDKQKHFFCLPIAIMLQFSPIQEYFHGDKEWFWLSLFIFKKEFTFYPVEASNVGEVEELRTPESGKICSSQLSHTDMYGNLLWLNGGLSVCKKNCWDYDFRKHKDIAAEYKSVKELQKHYQSPVKLEAVIIPDVNKAPWLQQNECVMYSYCTHYKKGKYGKLIDFTDSQRRNYEKVVKLWNEVV